The Microcebus murinus isolate Inina chromosome 9, M.murinus_Inina_mat1.0, whole genome shotgun sequence nucleotide sequence tctctcactctctccctcaAATGGCTGGTGCTGCCATCCTCAAGCCCCTTGCCATGCCTGGGGAAGGCTGGCAAAGATTAATCTCTACCTGCTCTGCATACACAGCATTTTGTTCAGAGAGACAGCAGTTTTCCTTTCCAGTGCTTGGGCTTGGGcttggcaggggagagggggcctCTGGAGGAAGCAGTGTGAGGTGGGGGGATGGAGGGCTGAGGGCTTGTGGATATCGGTTGCCGTTGCTAATTTTTGTCTAGCTTTGGAGCCACAGCCTCAACCCCATTGAGGGGTGGTGGGTCCCCTAATGAATGGCTAAGAGAGGCCACCCCAGAGGACGGTCTTTCAACCTCTGCTTCCCCATCCCCACGTCTGCCCCACAAAGGCGCCAGCCTTGGCTGCTTCCTGGGCGTCCCAATCCGTGAGGCCGAGTCCCGCTGGTCCTTTTcggccctctcctcccccctcggTGTCCCGAGGGCGAGGAGGAGCACTGCCTGAGTCCCGCGGGCCCCCCACGGGCGTCCTGGAGCCGACAGCCCGCGAGCGGCCCCTTATCTGGTGAGGGGCACCTCCTCCCTCTGGTCCAGCGCGACGGAGGAGGCCTTGCTAAGCACGGAGGGCGCGAAGCTGAGGAAGGAGTCCGAGCGGGAGGTGGAGGCACAGGTGAAGTCCGaggtggcggcggcggcccggggcgcaAGCCCGTTGGCCGGGCCGCTGTGGCAGGCGAGGCAGGAGCAGGGGCCGCCGGCCGAGGCGCCCAGTCCGTGCGCCGGGCCGGGGTAGAGCGGCGGGTGGCGGAAGGCGCACAGCAGTTCGGGCCGCGGGTAGGGCTGCGAGAGCACGCGGAACGTGTCGAGGGGGCGCAGCGGACCGCTGAAGGGCGAGGCGGCGGCCGAGGCCGCGGACGCGGCGCCCAGGCCCACCGGCGAGTAGTAGGGCAGGGGCAGGTGCGACGGGAAGGGGTAGGGCAGGCCGCCCGCGGCCGCCGCGTGGCTCATCATGTACGTGTAGAAGGCGGGGTCGGCCGGGTGCGGCCACGTCATGGCCAGCCGCTGCCGCTTGTCCTTCATGCGCCGGTTCTGGAACCACACCTGGGGAGAGGAGCGGGGCAGGGTCGGCAGCTGGACTCGGCccggttcccacagcccagaagTCCTGTCTCACTGCAGGGGACAATGTTGGCAGTGCAGAGAATAGCCAAAGCAGACACCACTGGGGCGAGGGCAGGCCCCACCACCACGGCCTGGAGCTGGAATCCCTGAGAGAGGTTAGGGAGTGACTGCAATCTCCGTCCCTCCTTCCCTCGTCCCACGTGGCCAGGCCCCCCAGGGTGCCGGAATCTGATGTGGATTTGCAAGGAATGGAAGGACTAGGACTGGGACTACATGAGTCTGAGGGAGTGTTTCCCCAGAAACGCGACCCCTTCCCTCCATCTCCTTTGGGCCACCCCCTGTTACCCACACAGGAACTCCATCCCTATCCCGTTGTCGATTTGGCTAGGAAAGGAACATACTCCAGCGCATGGCAGCAGTGCCCAATCTGCACGCACTAGGCAGGAAAACCCCAGGCTCAATTCCAGGCACCGATTTAGGGAGTGGGCAGTTGGTATTTACTTCCTGCTAAATGGGTGCACACTTGCCTTCCCAGTCCCAACCGCACATACCTTGATGGTGGTTTCCGGCAGGTTCAGGGCGGCCGCCAGCTCGCATCTCCGCGGCCTGGATACGTAGTTCTCCCGGTAGAATTCTTTCTCCAGCCGCGCAATCTGCTCCCGGGTAAAGGCGGTGCGGTAACGGCGCATCTGGTCACTGGCGCTGCAGGCCAGGGTGCCTTGCgagccgcccccgccgccgcctccgccgttGCTCTTGGGGGCCTCGCTGCCTCCGTTCGGGCTGCCGACCAGTGCCTCGGAGCCGGGCCCTGCGCAGGGAGCCCagagcacacacgtgcacacacacagacacacgacAGATACAAACATACAAACGCCGCTGACTTGGATCTGTAGGCCCCCGGAGGGAGCAAATTGGGAAGGgacactccccccccccacctcagccATCTCAGTAACTGCCACTGCTTGGGGCGCTGCAGCCTCCGGGGAACCCAGGAGGGAAGGATAAGGGCTTGCCCTTGGAATGGGTGCATAGATATCTT carries:
- the EVX1 gene encoding homeobox even-skipped homolog protein 1, whose amino-acid sequence is MESRKDMVMFLDGGQIGTLVGKRVSNLSEAVGSPLPETPEKMVPRGCLSPRAGPPASRERGGGGPEEEPVDGLAGSAAGPGTEPRVAGAAMLGPGPPASSADSLSGQGQPSSSDTESDFYEEIEVSCTPDCATGNAEYQHSKGPGSEALVGSPNGGSEAPKSNGGGGGGGGSQGTLACSASDQMRRYRTAFTREQIARLEKEFYRENYVSRPRRCELAAALNLPETTIKVWFQNRRMKDKRQRLAMTWPHPADPAFYTYMMSHAAAAGGLPYPFPSHLPLPYYSPVGLGAASAASAAASPFSGPLRPLDTFRVLSQPYPRPELLCAFRHPPLYPGPAHGLGASAGGPCSCLACHSGPANGLAPRAAAATSDFTCASTSRSDSFLSFAPSVLSKASSVALDQREEVPLTR